The DNA sequence GGCGGCGGGCAGCGCGGCCCGCAACGCGGGGACGGCGCGCAGCCAGGCCAGGGCGCGCTGGGCCCGGGCCTGCCCCCGCTCCAGCCGCCGCAGCAGCAGCTGGGTTTCGTAGGCCACGGCCGAGGCGCGGGTGTGCAGCATAGTGGCCTGCTCCGGGCTCAGCGGCGGCAGCGGCGCGGGCGGACCGGGCGGCGGCAGGGCCTGACTGAGCCACGCCAAAATTATTCCGGCCGAAGCGGGCAATACCCGCTGCCCGGCTTCTATCTTCGTGACCAGGTGGCGCGACACGCCCAGGGCCCCGGCCAGCTGCTCCTGGGTCAGGCCCAGGCCGGTACGAATGAGGGCCAAGTAATGCGGGGCAGGAGCCGGGGTCGAATAGCGGGGCATGGGTGCGGTTGTCTCCTTAATTAGTCGTTTCGTTTTTTTGGAGACAAGTTCATTGTCTCCTTAGTTGCTCTTAACGGATTTTAGGAGACAAAGTACGCGCCAATAGCCACGTAGCGGTGGCATATCTATAGCAACAAGCAGGTTAAAGCAAAAGCCACGCAGCGGTGGCATATCTACAGCAACAAGTAGGTTAAGGCAAAAGCCGCGTAGCGGCAGCATGTCTATAGCAACGAGCACAGGCTAAAACAAGAGCCGCGTAGCGGCGATATGTCTATAGCAATAAGGCGTGAGTTAAGGGGAAAGCCGCGTAGCGGCGGCATGTCTATAGCAATAAGGCATGGGTTAAAACAAGAGCCGCGTAGCGGCGGCATGGGTCGTGGGCTACGGAGGAGGGGGCCGAATGGCGCCGCTACGCGGCTGGGGTCATTCGGCCGTATCAAGGTTGCAGGGCTAACGCCAGCGTGCGGCTGATAATCCGCTTGTTGAATGCTATATTGAGGGTTGTTTATCGGTCTGTTAACGGACTATACCTATGGCGAATACTTACTCTCAGCTCTACCTACACGTAGTATTCGCGGTGGCTGGGCGGGCCCGCCTGATCCCTGCGCGGCATCAGCAAGAGCTGAACCGCTACATCACGGGTATCGTCACCAACAAGGGACAGAAGCTGCTGGCAGTAAACGGTATGCCTGACCACCTGCATCTGCTGCTGAACCTGCGGCCTGATGTAGCCCCTTCCGACATCGTACGGGATATCAAAGCCAACTCTGCCCGGTTCATCAACGAACAGCGGTGGCTGCCGGGTGGGCGCTTTGAGTGGCAGCGTGGGTTTGGAGCGTTTTCCTATGCGGCCTCGCAGCTTGCTACGGTTATTCGCTACATCGAACAGCAGCCCCAACACCATGCCACCCGTACGTTCGGCGAAGAATACCGAAGCCTACTGCGCTTGTTCGGAGTGCCCTACGACGAGCAGTATCTCTTCTCTGATCCTTACGCAGCGCCTGACTCGGCCGAATGATGCTGTAGGTGTCAAGGGCCCATCCCACGGGCAATTACACCAGTAAGAAATAGAACCCCAGCCGCGCAGCGGCACCATGTCTATAGCCATCAAGTTAGTACACGTCTCCAGCCGCGTAGCGGCGCCATGTCTATAGCCGCCAAGTTAGTACACATACCCAGCCGCGTAGCGGCGCCATGTCTATAGCCGCCAAGTTAGTACACATACCCAGCCGCGTAGCGGCGCCATGTCTATAGCTGCCAGGTTAGTACACATACCCAGCCGCGTAGCGGCGCCATGTCTATAGCCGCCAGGTTAGTACACATACCCAGCCGCGTAGCGGCGCCATGTCTATAGCCGCCAGGTTAGTACGCATACCCAGCCGCGTAGCGGCGCCATGTCTATAGCCGCCAGGTTAGTACACATACCCAGCCGCGTAGCGGCGCCATTCGGCACCCTCTTCCGTAGCCCACGACCCATGCCGCCGCTGTGCGGCTTTTCCCTTAACCTGTGCTCGTTGCTATAGACATGCCGCCGCTGTGCGGCTCTTGCTTTGACTCGCACCTTGTTGCTATAGACATGCTGCCGCTGTGCGGCTTACTGGCGTTGCACTAGCTACTGTTAGCTAGGAATATATCCATCCCGCCTTCACCGCATATCCTCCTTTTTCTATACCTTCCCGCGTCCATTTTCTTCCCCTTATCCTTATGCTTATCCCCCGCTTATCTCGCCTGCTACCGCTGGTGTGGCTGGTAGTACTATGCGCCTGCTCCAAGTCGGGCTCCAATGCTGATTCCAGTGCCGAGGGCGAGGAAATCAGCCCGTATCAGAACATCGTCTTCACCTTCGATGAGCCCGTGGGCGAGGGCCGCGTGAGCCGCTGGGACACGCTGCAGTACGTGCAGTTTGAGCCCGCCGTGCGGGGCAAGTTCAAGTGGACCAG is a window from the Hymenobacter aquaticus genome containing:
- a CDS encoding helix-turn-helix domain-containing protein; protein product: MALIRTGLGLTQEQLAGALGVSRHLVTKIEAGQRVLPASAGIILAWLSQALPPPGPPAPLPPLSPEQATMLHTRASAVAYETQLLLRRLERGQARAQRALAWLRAVPALRAALPAADGERQHLWLAATTAEAEQALEGEGSPALHRLLEARLAGLRAEAAALAGYLKE
- the tnpA gene encoding IS200/IS605 family transposase, which encodes MANTYSQLYLHVVFAVAGRARLIPARHQQELNRYITGIVTNKGQKLLAVNGMPDHLHLLLNLRPDVAPSDIVRDIKANSARFINEQRWLPGGRFEWQRGFGAFSYAASQLATVIRYIEQQPQHHATRTFGEEYRSLLRLFGVPYDEQYLFSDPYAAPDSAE